One window from the genome of Podospora pseudocomata strain CBS 415.72m chromosome 6, whole genome shotgun sequence encodes:
- a CDS encoding hypothetical protein (COG:S; EggNog:ENOG503P8W4), with amino-acid sequence MNGAETRRGGSGGGGVGGRGEDGYRRMPAPAVQPPSLSDVAPTAKALVDGYRNEILGGVEGDKARISPLNTNQPQTSPLVDLKDSIQVHLLTETALSDSKSYEILSQEEVDGLKKQIQSLGMRVEQARANLAIQSKYRDAAVSMAKLYSPGGKRKSLLGNRMSDSAKEAEMEKATSERRCEELASELFHLEKGLMEPQRRLLQHTAGVLQLTHRASSKKSGQPQLLGQPMNGMPGSPESLYTYTNTRNSMEIPNEQLDFNNKDKDLYLSLETDGPPATRARKNTLEIPIKSPIREQNAQLRELREEVERYKEEIARMKEENAQLKRSEEQLSQDYARAEAEKTRLEEMEEQLREEHARVMEENSRMKDETMRSKDESGSRLQEADSRMKAIEQQMGAQMDALQAQASEQQRAISMTESRLEDLNDKLRDLIVAFNPAKNEEFGRPDADNLEAQLDYLENGLNTAITEQQQQAANLTKTDKVAAEAAAASSEAAALATTLSKVESSFGQTEVRLQNLNRQVLFILQQANVDQAPPPEGDLNVQLNYLEDSVDKVSSEIGRVVEASMAGSASKRDLEQVDAVLMGLWEIIQTGYAEIAQQKAARRQARALGQGTPDDDEDLSSNEFEGDTNEPYSLSAFSAKVQWLYAQATGLREQKYILQRQIKQQRELNNRSESEKDQELQAKKEELEKTHMLLDDSERAAQEAQEKLQKVLVDLDSMQKASAANETASASSVKVVQEQLKERNAQVSALESEYSAIQARLATVESNMSSVQNQLIQANESRVAAEGEVAALKSELAAASEASANAGKEVEKLQADLKQKDEELEAMNMMVIELKTEMTIAKAELDGAYGSRKQRAAEAAKFSNTAETAELNAQVVKLRSELEAALRDLEDITKESINSEKEKLDLESQLDDAVAVKARLEQEVKVLRDRLDKVKEELDKERLRPPNSPVPGAGAGAGAGRAGATMLSEQFRATMKEERRKFQEELREEQSRRRKLEDELRALKRGTTASVGSRGGLLSPR; translated from the exons ATGAACGGCGCCGAAACTAGGAGAGGCGGGTctggtggcggaggagtaggaggaagaggggaagaTGGCTACAGACGCATGCCTGCACCTGCTGTACAACCACCATCGTTGTCAGACGTCGCACCGACGGCAAAGGCACTAGTCGACGGCTACAGGAATGAGATTCTCGGGGGAGTAGAGGGTGACAAGGCGAGAATTAGCCCA CTAAACACAAACCAACCGCAAACATCGCCTCTCGTCGATCTTAAAGACTCGATTCAGGTGCATCTCTTGACCGAAACGGCGTTATCGGACAGTAAAAGCTATGAAATCCTCTCgcaagaggaggttgacggCCTCAAGAAACAGATTCAGTCACTGGGAATGCGCGTCGAACAGGCGAGGGCGAACCTGGCTATACAGTCCAAATACCGCGATGCAGCAGTTTCAATGGCCAAACTCTACTCGCCTGGCGGCAAAAGAAAGAGTCTGCTGGGTAACCGTATGAGTGACTCGGCCAAAGAAgcagagatggaaaaggccACCAGTGAACGCCGTTGTGAGGAACTGGCTTCAGAGCTGTTTCACCTAGAAAAAGGTTTGATGGAGCCTCAGCGGCGTCTGCTCCAACACACTGCCGGCGTCCTGCAGCTAACCCATAGGGCGTCCTCGAAGAAGTCCGGACAGCCGCAGCTGCTTGGTCAGCCGATGAACGGCATGCCAGGAAGCCCCGAGAGTCTCTATACCTACACCAACACGAGGAACAGCATGGAGATCCCCAACGAGCAGCTCGATTTCAACAACAAAGATAAGGACTTGTACCTGTCGCTCGAAACGGATGGGCCGCCAGCCACCCGTGCGCGTAAGAACACACTGGAGATTCCTATCAAGTCCCCTATCCGCGAGCAAAATGCCCAGCTGCGGGAACTAcgtgaggaggtggagcgCTACAAAGAGGAGATTGCGCGCATGAAAGAGGAGAATGCGCAGCTCAAACGATCCGAGGAGCAGCTGAGCCAAGATTATGCCCGCGCCGAGGCGGAAAAGACAAGactggaggagatggaggagcagcTCAGGGAGGAACATGCCAGGGTCATGGAAGAGAACTCTCGCATGAAGGACGAAACAATGCGCTCCAAGGACGAGAGCGGGTCGAGGCTGCAGGAGGCTGATTCACGAATGAAAGCGATTGAGCAGCAAATGGGGGCCCAAATGGACGCGCTGCAGGCGCAAGCTTCGGAGCAACAGAGGGCTATCTCGATGACGGAATCTAGGCTCGAGGATTTGAACGACAAGCTCCGTGATCTGATCGTCGCATTCAACCCGGCCAAGAATGAAGAATTTGGTCGTCCGGACGCTGATAACCTCGAGGCGCAGCTGGACTATCTGGAAAATGGTCTCAACACGGCGATcactgagcagcagcaacaggctgCTAACTTGACCAAAACCGACAAGGTGGCAGCTGAAGCGGCCGCAGCATCCTCCGAGGCCGCCGCGTTGGCAACAACTCTTTCCAAGGTCGAATCCTCGTTTGGGCAAACTGAGGTCCGTCTGCAGAATTTGAACCGCCAAGTCTTGTTCATTCTTCAGCAGGCCAATGTTGACCAGGCACCACCGCCCGAGGGAGATCTCAATGTCCAGCTCAACTACTTGGAGGACTCGGTCGACAAGGTCAGTTCTGAGATTGGGAGAGTTGTTGAGGCCTCGATGGCCGGCTCGGCTAGCAAGCGTGATCTCGAGCAAGTCGATGCTGTGCTCATGGGTCTGTGGGAGATCATCCAGACTGGTTATGCCGAGATTGCTCAGCAAAAGGCAGCACGCAGACAAGCCCGTGCCCTGGGCCAAGGCACCccagacgatgacgaggatttGTCAAGCAACGAGTTTGAAGGCGACACGAACGAACCGTACTCCCTGTCGGCATTCTCTGCCAAGGTTCAATGGCTCTATGCGCAAGCGACTGGTCTTCGAGAGCAAAAGTACATCCTTCAACGGCAGATCAAGCAACAGCGTGAGCTCAACAACCGCAGCGAATCTGAAAAAGACCAGGAGCTTcaagccaagaaggaggagttggagaagaccCATATGCTCCTCGACGACAGCGAGCGTGCCgcccaagaagcccaagaaaaGCTCCAAAAGGTCCTTGTCGACCTCGACTCCATGCAGAAAGCCAGCGCCGCCAACGAAACGGCCTCTGCCTCCTCGGTCAAGGTTGTTCAGGAACAGCTCAAGGAGCGCAACGCCCAGGTGTCTGCTCTCGAGTCAGAGTACAGTGCCATTCAGGCACGTCTCGCCACCGTGGAGTCCAATATGTCGTCTGTTCAGAACCAGCTTATCCAAGCCAACGAGTCCCGTGTTGCtgccgagggtgaggtggcTGCTCTCAAGTCCGAACTGGCTGCCGCAAGCGAAGCCTCTGCCAACGCGGGCAAAGAggttgagaagctgcaggcCGACCTGAAGCAgaaggacgaggagctcgaggcaATGAACATGATGGTGATTGAACTTAAGACGGAGATGACCATCGCcaaggccgagctcgacgGTGCCTACGGTTCGCGTAAGCAgcgggcggcggaggcggccAAGTTTTCCAACACTGCCGAGACAGCTGAGCTCAACGCCCAGGTGGTCAAGCTGCGGTCTGAGTTGGAAGCTGCCTTGCGTGATCTGGAGGACATCACCAAAGAGAGCATCAATTCTgaaaaggagaagctggattTGGAGAGCCAGTTGGACGATGCTGTGGCTGtgaaggcgaggttggagcaAGAGGTCAAGGTGTTGAGGGATAGGCTGGACAAGGTaaaggaggagttggataAGGAGCGGTTGAGGCCACCCAACTCGCCTGTGCCAGGTGCCGGAGCGGGTGCCGGAGCTGGAAGAGCCGGGGCTACCATGTTGAGTGAGCAGTTCCGGGCTACtatgaaggaggagaggaggaagttcCAGGAAGAGTTACGG GAGGAACAATCTAGACGTCGCAAGCTCGAGGACGAGCTCAGGGCACTAAAACGgggcaccaccgccagcgtCGGAAGTCGCGGGGGGCTTCTCAGTCCCAGGTGA
- a CDS encoding hypothetical protein (BUSCO:EOG09261B6Y; COG:E; EggNog:ENOG503NVIE) — MSNGVVANGASADQTHTASQRYLSTRGEDSGFSFEEVVLKGLASDGGLYIPEAIPSAENWESWKDLSFTDLAFNIISLFVSPSEIPSEDLKDIINRSYATFRADEVTPLVNLQGDVHLLELFHGPTFAFKDVALQFLGNLFEYFLVRRNEGKTGRDRYHLTVVGATSGDTGSAAIYGLRGKKDVSVFMLHPKGRVSPVQEQQMTTVLDANVHNLAVTGNFDNCQDIVKALFADPEINSTHKLGAVNSINWARILAQTVYYFHAYFSLLRQQPSTFKLGDKVRFAVPSGNFGDILAGYFALRMGLPVDKLVIATNENDILDRFFKTGRYEKKPTYGSKAEGGLEQDGVKAHEDGVKETLSPAMDILVSSNFERLLWFLAYQFASSAGMDDEWNKKQAGQEVSSWLSDLKNKGGFGPVYKDVLEAARKNFESERVSDQETLDTIKALYKEVGYVLDPHTAVGVEAARRTQKRALAEEGAAKHIISLSTAHPAKFAGAVELALKEEPEFNFQENVLPPEFVGLDKREKRVSDVANDWKAVRDVVRQQVEEEFKALGY, encoded by the exons ATGTCCAACGGTGTCGTTGCCAATGGCGCTTCTGCCGACCAGACTCACACTGCGTCGCAGCGCTACCTGAGCACCCGTGGTGAAGACAGCGGC TTCTCCTTTGAAGAGGTCGTCCTCAAGGGCCTTGCCTCCGACGGTGGTCTTTACATTCCCGAAGCCATTCCCTCCGCCGAGAACTGGGAATCCTGGAAGGATCTTTCCTTTACCGACCTcgccttcaacatcatctcccttTTCGTCTCCCCCTCCGAAATCCCCTCGGAGGACCTCAAGGATATTATCAACAGGAGTTACGCAACCTTCCGTGCCGACGAAGTCACACCACTGGTGAACCTCCAAGGTGATGTTCATCTTCTCGAGCTTTTCCACGGCCCAACCTTTGCTTTCAAGGATGTGGCCCTCCAGTTCCTCGGAAACCTCTTCGAGTATTTCTTGGTGCGCAGAAACGAGGGAAAGACCGGCCGTGACAGATACCACTTGACCGTGGTGGGTGCCACGAGCGGTGATACTGGCTCGGCTGCCATTTACGGTCtcagggggaagaaggacgtCTCGGTTTTCATGCTCCACCCCAAGGGGCGCGTGAGCCCCGTccaggagcagcagatgACCACGGTGCTGGACGCCAATGTTCATAATCTGGCTGTCACTGGCAACTTTGACAACTGCCAG GACATCGTCAAGGCTCTTTTTGCCGACCCTGAGATCAACTCGACCCACAAGCTCGGCGCCGTCAACAGCATCAACTGGGCTCGTATTCTCGCCCAAACTGTCTACTACTTCCACGCCTatttctccctcctccgccagcaacCCTCTACCTTCAAGCTCGGCGACAAGGTCCGCTTCGCTGTTCCTTCCGGAAACTTTGGCGACATTCTCGCTGGTTACTTCGCCCTTCGTATGGGTCTCCCCGTCGACAAGCTCGTTATTGCCACCAACGAGAACGATATTCTCGACCGCTTTTTCAAGACTGGTCGTTACGAGAAGAAGCCCACCTACGGCTCCAAGGCCGAAGGTGGTCTTGAGCAGGATGGTGTCAAGGCCCACGAGGATGGCGTGAAGGAAACTCTTTCTCCCGCCATGGATATCCTGGTGTCTTCCAACTTTGAGCGCCTGCTATGGTTCTTGGCGTATCAGTTTGCCTCCAGCGCTGGGATGGACGATGAGTGGAACAAGAAGCAGGCTGGTCAGGAAGTTTCTTCTTGGCTGTCTGACCTCAAGAACAAGGGTGGTTTCGGGCCGGTATACAAGGACGTTCTTGAAGCTGCGCGCAAGAACTTTGAGAGTGAAAGGGTCAGCGACCAGGAGACActcgacaccatcaaggCCCTCTACAAGGAAGTTGGCTATGTTCTTGACCCCCACACGGCAGTCGGCGTGGAGGCTGCGAGAAGGACACAAAAGCGCGCTCTTGCGGAAGAAGGTGCCGCAAAGCACATcatctctctctcaacagcccatCCGGCCAAGTTTGCCGGCGCGGTTGAGCTGGCGCTCAAGGAGGAGCCAGAGTTTAACTTCCAGGAGAATGTCCTCCCACCCGAGTTCGTTGGGCTGGacaagagggagaagagagtCAGTGATGTGGCGAACGATTGGAAGGCTGTACGAGATGTCGTCAGGCAAcaagtggaggaggagttcaagGCCCTGGGTTACTAA
- the PPS1 gene encoding tyrosine/serine/threonine protein phosphatase pps1 (EggNog:ENOG503NWVR; COG:V), which yields MMATIALSRPIAPHRNSSSIGSLTSTITLDTSQCPAPLPNKHIPVCPPGPVPQQEPTTPPPSPGKEADALHQSLLFPPTDYVRLDSGRSCLYKIDAAGVAAALDYLARQPLPDPSHVFPWLHGLHPNNQIQLAFFIARKRSLRKTPGCLRGITIVKADGDLNVSRLKGAIAPHEFLQLGSATAEFLEADPREGFSVRNFQIQAAKAAMTSDIIVYGDDELSVRKLGFDIAGAQQRWREKQEAHQNPIPHYNTFVCVSPFGEFEELYPEIVAVNSSGQLTGQVLDFFHQERREMYEMTRASEISHNVWLGPTPDQGSDEELCYDVLIECNDLGRLNPGALQTIAEGTNEPDQHLSEATQTFLEFPSSGSILAPTWSHAEADGILDTCKWIWHLAHGTLPSVFSASSKFDHEDSDGDIDMLTSALSTPNKPRRILIHCADGYTESTMLGLAYYSFATFLPIPEVWLALHTTQQRNFFAYPSDVALLTAIAPRLLQESPLFTLQNRTLSDITSLIRNEPKWFAGFDGSFPSRILDYMYLGNLGHANNPDLLKSLGIGQILSVGELAMWRDGELEQWGEENTCVVQGVQDNGIDPLTDEFERCLEFIERGRRNGTATLVHCRVGVSRSATICIAEVMRSLRMSFPRAYCFVRARRLNVIIQPHLRFGYELLKWEEQNQGEGFKRELEWPEIAREIALMNRPYAR from the exons ATGATGGCGACAATTGCCCTTTCTCGGCCGATTGCACCCCACCGCAACTCATCCAGCATAGGCTCTTTGACATCGACCATCACGCTCGATACATCACAATGCCCGGCCCCCCTGCCGAACAAGCACATCCCCGTGTGTCCCCCCGGCCCCGTCCCGCAACAGGAGcccacaaccccaccaccgtcccccgGTAAGGAAGCCGACGCGCTCCACCAGTCCCTCTTATTCCCACCCACAGATTATGTGCGGCTCGACTCGGGTCGTTCATGCCTCTACAAGATCGATGCTGCCGGAGTGGCAGCGGCTCTGGATTATCTGGCTCGTCAACCGCTGCCCGACCCCTCACACGTCTTCCCTTGGTTACACGGGCTTCATCCCAACAATCAGATCCAGCTTGCTTTCTTCATCGCCCGCAAGCGTTCTCTGAGGAAGACGCCTGGTTGTCTGCGTggcatcaccatcgtcaaAGCCGATGGCGATCTCAACGTCTCCCGTCTCAAGGGGGCTATCGCGCCTCACGAGTTTCTTCAGCTCGGAAGTGCCACGGCTGAGTTTCTTGAGGCAGATCCCCGGGAGGGCTTCTCTGTACGCAACTTTCAGATTCAAGCTGCCAAGGCAGCCATGACCTCTGATATCATCGTCtatggcgatgatgagctcTCTGTTCGCAAGTTAGGATTCGATATAGCCGGTGCACAGCAACGATGGCGTGAGAAACAAGAAGCCCATCAGAATCCTATTCCCCATTACAACACATTTGTCTGTGTCAGCCCCTTTGGCGAGTTTGAGGAACTATATCCCGAGATTGTGGCCGTCAACTCGTCCGGCCAGCTCACGGGTCAAGTTCTCGACTTCTTCCATCAAGAACGGAGGGAGATGTATGAGATGACCCGTGCGTCTGAGATATCACACAACGTCTGGCTGGGCCCAACCCCAGATCAGGGGTCTGACGAGGAGCTCTGTTATGACGTTCTGATCGAGTGCAACGATCTGGGTCGTCTCAACCCCGGAGCCTTGCAAACCATCGCCGAGGGTACCAATGAACCGGACCAACATCTTTCGGAAGCCACCCAGACCTTCCTGGAGTTTCCATCTTCGGGCAGTATACTAGCTCCCACCTGGTCGCACGCCGAAGCAGACGGCATCCTCGATACGTGCAAATGGATCTGGCATCTTGCCCACGGCACCCTCCCTTCTGTCTTCTCAGCCAGTTCCAAGTTCGATCATGAAGATTCCGATGGTGATATCGACATGCTCACCTCTGCCCTATCCACACCCAACAAGCCCAGGAGAATCCTGATTCACTGCGCAGACGGGTACACCGAGTCAACCATGCTCGGGCTCGCGTATTATTCCTTTGCCaccttccttcccatcccgGAAGTCTGGCTAGCCCTTCACACAACCCAGCAGCGCAACTTCTTCGCCTACCCCTCTGACGTagccctcctcaccgccatCGCCCCCCGCCTGTTGCAGGAATCCCCCCTGTTTACCCTCCAGAACCGTACCTTGAGTGATATCACGAGTCTCATTCGCAACGAACCAAAGTGGTTCGCTGGGTTCGACGGCTCCTTTCCCTCCAGGATCCTAGATTACATGTACCTAGGAAACCTCGGCCACGCCAACAACCCGGACTTGCTCAAGTCCCTCGGCATCGGTCAGATCCTCTCAGTTGGTGAGCTGGCCATGTGGCGTGACGGTGAGCTCGAGcaatggggggaggagaacaCGTGTGTGGTTCAAGGGGTGCAAGACAACGGAATAGATCCCCTAACAGACGAGTTTGAACGGTGTCTAGAGTTTATTG AACGAGGACGCCGAAACGGCACCGCCACGCTCGTCCACTGCCGCGTGGGCGTCTCCCGCTCGGCAACAATCTGCATCGCGGAGGTTATGAGATCCCTCCGGATGAGCTTCCCCCGGGCGTACTGCTTCGTCAGGGCGAGGAGGCTCAACGTCATCATCCAGCCTCACCTGCGGTTCGGCTACGAGCTGCTCAAGTGGGAGGAGCAGAACCAAGGGGAGGGCTTCAAGAGGGAGCTGGAGTGGCCCGAGATTGCGAGAGAGATTGCCTTGATGAATCGACCTTATGCTCGGTAG
- the ATG18 gene encoding autophagy protein (COG:U; EggNog:ENOG503NVSY) — MSGGALNFVTFNQDHSCLAVGTSKGFRIYHTDPFSKIFNSDDGNVSIIEMLFSTSLVALVLSPRHLVIQNTKRASVICELTFPNAILAVRLNRKRLAVVLEEEIYLYDISNMTLLQTINTSPNPNAICALSPSSERCYIAYPLPKQREDTGERRPSHAPPLSSYIPTTSGEVLIYDTVKQVSINLIEAHRSPLCCIALNNDGTLLATASEKSTIIRVFAIPSGQRLYQFRRGTTPSTIYSMSFNLSSTILCVSSVSNTVHIYKLTNNSQEGAEATSPRRNRFARSASINSADYVPNSDDDSRRSSGAEEYGSTASQPSSEGSKALRNSGMFGNMIRRSSQIVGRGVVGAVGAYLPAAVSEMFEPERDFASIKIPKPTSTVLQGAPAGGGGPIRSVVAMSSSSPQVMVVTSDGIFYVYNIDMEKGGEGYLVKQFSVVEADDKLDASYNA, encoded by the exons ATGTCGGGCGGCGCCCTGAACTTCGTCACGTTCAACCAGGACCACAGCTGTCTGGCTGTCGGCACCTCCAAGGGCTTCCGCATCTACCATACAGACCCCTTTTCCAAGATCTTCAACAGCGATGACGGGAATGTCTCCATAATCGAGATGCTCTTCTCGACCTCGCTCGTTGCCCTGGTTCTTTCACCCCGCCATTTGGTGATCCAGAACACAAAGCGGGCCTCGGTCATTTGCGAACTCACCTTCCCCAACGCCATCCTTGCCGTGCGGCTAAATCGAAAACGGCTGGCCGtggtgttggaagaggagaTCTATCTTTACGACATTTCCAACATGACACTTTTGCAAACAATAAACACCTCGCCGAATCCAAACGCTATTTGCGCCCTGTCTCCCTCGTCCGAGAGATGCTACATAGCCTATCCGCTTCCCAAACAGCGAGAGGACACAGGCGAGAGACGGCCATCGCATGCCCCCCCCCTGTCCAGTTATATTCCGACTACCAGCGGCGAGGTACTCATATATGATACGGTGAAGCAGGTCTCTATCAATCTAATCGAGGCTCACCGGTCGCCGCTGTGCTGCATCGCTCTGAATAACGACGGCACTCTCCTTGCGACGGCGTCAGAAAAGAGCACCATTATCCGCGTGTTTGCGATTCCCAGTGGTCAGAGGCTGTATCAGTTCCGGAGGGGTACCACTCCTTCGACCATATACAGCATGTCTTTCAACCTCAGCTCAACCATCCTCTGTGTTTCGTCCGTCTCCAACACTGTCCACATCTATAAATTGACCAACAATTCTCAAGAAGGCGCCGAAGCAACATCACCTAGGCGTAACCGCTTTGCCCGGTCTGCCAGTATTAACAGTGCCGACTATGTTCCcaacagcgacgacgactcTCGGCGAAGCAGTGGGGCGGAAGAGTATGGCAGTACCGCGAGCCAGCCCAGCAGCGAAGGAAGCAAAGCTCTGCGGAACAGCGGCATGTTTGGCAATATGATCAGACGGTCATCTCAAATTGTCGGGCGTGGTGTGGTCGGAGCAGTGGGGGCTTATCTACCAGCCGCCGTGTCTGAGATGTTCGAACCCGAGCGTGATTTCGCAAGCATCAAGATTCCTAAACCAACCAGCACGGTACTGCAAGGAGCACCAGCTGGCGGGGGCGGACCCATCCGCAGTGTTGTGGCCATGAGTAGCAGTTCGCCTCAGGTCATGGTAGTGACAAGCGATGGTATCTTCTATGTGTACAACATTGACATggaaaagggaggggagggttacTTGGTGAAGCAGTTCTC TGTCGTTGAGGCGGATGATAAGCTGGACGCCTCATATAACGCATAG